A part of Liolophura sinensis isolate JHLJ2023 chromosome 1, CUHK_Ljap_v2, whole genome shotgun sequence genomic DNA contains:
- the LOC135479516 gene encoding dnaJ homolog subfamily C member 8-like: MAASEESATSESSKPETDTNETFNEFYSEVKEIEKRDSVLTSSQQINRLTRPGATYFNLNPFDVLQLDPELPFADIKKRYRQMSILVHPDKNPDDLERAQKSFEAVNKAYKTLENEEGYRRCKEIIEEAKSRTDEMMKQKKKQLKKEGKPVDVPEDLLEKYQHAVYVQTCKLFADLERMRQERETKEMHERKRKAEEEIVEEEGKKLNAEWKKNYEESRAGRVDSWRSWKSAGKKSKKSFKPPKHKAESRLGGE; the protein is encoded by the exons ATGGCGGCGTCAGAGGAAAGTGCAACTTCTGAAAGTTCCAAACCAGAAACGgatacaaatgaaacatttaatgaattttattcGGAg GTGAAAGAGATTGAGAAGAGAGACTCGGTGCTCACTTCTAGCCAGCAGATAAACCGTTTAACGAGACCCGGAGCCACATATTTTAACCTGAACCCATTTGAT GTATTACAACTTGACCCAGAATTGCCTTTTGCTGATATAAAGAAAAGATATAGACAG ATGTCAATATTGGTTCATCCTGACAAGAACCCAGATGATCTTGAACGTGCACAGAAGTCATTTGAAG ctgtAAATAAAGCATACAAAACCTTGGAGAATGAAGAGGGATATAGAAGATGTAAAGAAATCATAGAGGAAGCCAAGTCTAGGACAGATGAAATG atgaaacagaaaaagaaacaactgAAAAAGGAAGGAAAGCCAGTAGATGTTCCAGAAGACCTTCTGGAAAAg TATCAACATGCTGTGTATGTTCAAACGTGTAAACTTTTTGCTGACTTGGAAAGAATGAGACAGGAACGggaaacaaaagaaatgcaTGAAAG aaaaagaaaagcaGAGGAAGAAATTGTAGAAGAAGAAGGTAAAAAACTTAATGctgaatggaaaaaaaattatgag GAGAGTCGTGCTGGCCGAGTTGACAGCTGGAGAAGTTGGAAATCTGCAGggaaaaaatcaaagaaatcatTCAAACCTCCAAAACATAAAGCAGAATCAAg actTGGAGGTGAATGA